A DNA window from Pseudomonadota bacterium contains the following coding sequences:
- the smpB gene encoding SsrA-binding protein SmpB translates to MAKKQKTPTSPPGTKLITDNRKARHDYAILDTYEAGLVLQGTEVKALRSGGTAQLGESYCIFQSGEMFLFNAFISQYSHGNQFNHEERRTRKLLMHMAEIDRLFDEKERSGLTIIPLKLYFKDGKVKVQLGVAKGKKNHDKRATIKERDWNRQQHRLLQSYKGK, encoded by the coding sequence ATGGCGAAAAAGCAAAAGACACCAACATCTCCTCCGGGAACGAAATTGATTACCGATAACCGTAAGGCTCGGCATGATTACGCGATCCTAGATACTTATGAAGCAGGCCTTGTTCTGCAAGGGACAGAGGTAAAAGCGCTACGCAGTGGTGGTACAGCTCAGTTGGGCGAAAGCTACTGTATTTTCCAGAGCGGTGAGATGTTCCTGTTTAATGCATTTATTAGCCAATATTCTCACGGGAACCAGTTTAATCATGAAGAGCGTCGTACCAGAAAACTTTTGATGCATATGGCAGAAATTGACCGTCTGTTTGATGAAAAAGAACGCTCTGGCCTGACGATTATCCCGCTTAAGCTTTACTTTAAAGACGGTAAAGTGAAAGTGCAGCTTGGTGTTGCGAAGGGTAAAAAGAACCATGATAAGCGCGCGACGATTAAAGAGCGTGATTGGAATCGTCAGCAGCATCGTCTGCTTCAAAGTTATAAGGGCAAATAA